Proteins from a genomic interval of Rosa chinensis cultivar Old Blush chromosome 2, RchiOBHm-V2, whole genome shotgun sequence:
- the LOC112189327 gene encoding uncharacterized protein LOC112189327 has protein sequence MKVRSSVKKMCEFCKTIKRRGRVYVYCTANPKHKQRQGMSTFAYQGTDAPMSAETSITKQENNIGQSSHVGLASLIPRKNEPSMPSPTLGWRVGLASLLFRKSN, from the exons ATGAAGGTGCGATCATCGGTGAAGAAGATGTGCGAGTTTTGTAAGACAATTAAACGCCGTGGACGTGTTTATGTGTACTGCACAGCCAATCCTAAGCATAAGCAGAGACAGGGCATGTCTACATTTGCATATCAAGGCACTGATGCTCCCAT GTCTGCGGAGACTAGTATCACCAAGCAGGAGAACAACATTGGTCAGAGCTCTCATGTAGGTCTGGCATCTCTGATACCCAGAAAGAATGAGCCGTCAATGCCCTCTCCGACCCTTGGATGGAGGGTAGGCTTGGCATCCCTGCTGTTCAGAAAGTCCAATTAG
- the LOC112187670 gene encoding uncharacterized protein LOC112187670 encodes MSSMLGSQGVVLATAMAVSGTVLLLAFRLQKPADHHQISQSTPKILRSCISSEKTRKNKKKRVHFAKDVVDPIGDGEEFRRQIIASSSSSSSSSSSASASLNFKKTSGGAQKYKGMPANRVALYNGILRDRVVHHRLAYSH; translated from the exons ATGTCTTCCATGTTGGGCTCACAAGGCGTGGTCTTGGCGACGGCCATGGCTGTCTCCGGCACTGTCCTCCTCCTCGCTTTTCGCCTTCAGAAACCGGCAGATCACCACCAAATTTCTCAGTCCACTCCCAAAATTCTACGATCTTGTATCTCTTCTG AGAAGAcgaggaagaacaagaagaagagagtTCACTTTGCAAAGGATGTGGTGGATCCAATTGGGGATGGAGAAGAGTTCAGAAGGCAGAtcattgcttcttcttcttcttcttcttcttcttcatcatcagcatCAGCATCACTAAACTTTAAAAAGACTAGTGGAGGTGCTCAGAAATATAAAGGAATGCCAGCAAACCGAGTGGCTCTCTATAATGGGATACTTAGAGATCGTGTGGTTCATCATCGATTGGCCTACTCGCACTGA
- the LOC112186971 gene encoding phospholipase D alpha 1: MAQTVLLYGVLHATIFEVDKLKAGNCCTFLCKLIEESVGLGKGCRPYATIDFENARVGRTRLLEETTTNPQWNESFHIYCAHMASNIVFSIKEYNLIGANVIGRAYLPAAELLHGEEVDRWLKIRMDHHSGPLHGGSKIHVKLRFHPVTKNCNWSYGIKSPKYPGVPYTFFPQRNGCRVTLYQDAHVPDNFIPNIPLAGGKCYEPHRCWEDIFHAIYDAKHLIYIAGWSVYTKITLVRDTMRPKIVDGDLTLGELLKKKAKEGVKVLMLVWDDRTSVKVLKKVGLMATHDEDTESYFHDSGVHCVLCPRNPDNGQSIVQDIEVGTMFTHHQKIVVVDSELPNGALEKRRIVSFIGGIDLCDGRYDTQFHPLFRTLGTIHHDDLHQPNFNGASIAKGGPREPWHDIHCRLEGPIAWDVLFNFEQRWRKQGVIDLLFQLRDFDQTFIPPSPVMYPEDHDTWNVQLFRSIDGGAAFGFPNSPEDATRAGLVSGRDHVIDRSIQDAYINAIRRAKSFIYIENQYFLGSSFGWQSDHKDLKVEEVGALHLIPKELSLKIVSKIEAGERFTVYIVMPMWPEGVPESQSVQAILHWQKLTMEMMYRDITEALKTKGLDANPKEYLTFFCLGNREKKRSGEYEPHEKPQHDTDYSRAQQSRRFMIYVHAKCMIVDDEYIIIGSANINQRSMDGARDTEIAMGAYQPYHLSTNVPARGQIHGLRMALWYEHLGLLNNTFLEPENVECVRMVNQIAEKHWELYLSETLEGDLPGHLLPYPVKITENGEVTELPGVEFFPDTKAKVHGTRSDLIPSIITT; this comes from the exons ATGGCGCAAACTGTGCTGCTGTATGGAGTACTTCATGCAACGATTTTCGAAGTCGATAAGTTGAAGGCTGGAAATTGCTGCACCTTCTTATGCAAG CTGATTGAAGAGTCAGTTGGATTGGGGAAAGGTTGCAGACCCTATGCAACCATTGATTTCGAAAATGCAAGAGTTGGAAGAACTAGACTGCTGGAAGAAACAACCACAAATCCACAGTGGAATGAATCCTTTCACATTTACTGTGCTCATATGGCTTCTAATATCGTTTTCTCCATCAAAGAATACAATCTAATTGGGGCCAATGTCATCGGAAGAGCTTATTTGCCTGCTGCTGAACTCCTCCATGGAGAAGAAGTAGACAGATGGCTTAAGATCAGAATGGATCATCACAGTGGACCTTTACATGGAGGTTCCAAAATCCATGTGAAACTGAGGTTTCATCCTGTAACTAAAAACTGTAATTGGTCTTATGGAATCAAAAGTCCTAAATATCCAGGAGTACCCTACACATTTTTCCCACAAAGAAATGGCTGCAGGGTTACCCTTTACCAAGATGCTCATGTTCCAGACAATTTCATCCCCAACATCCCTTTAGCTGGAGGCAAGTGTTACGAACCTCATCGGTGTTGGGAAGATATTTTTCATGCAATCTATGATGCAAAGCACTTGATATACATTGCTGGCTGGTCTGTATATACTAAAATCACATTAGTAAGGGACACGATGAGGCCAAAGATAGTAGACGGAGACTTGACTCTGGGAGAGCTTCTTAAGAAGAAAGCAAAGGAAGGAGTGAAGGTCTTAATGCTTGTATGGGATGACAGAACTTCAGTGAAGGTACTAAAGAAAGTTGGACTGATGGCTACTCATGATGAAGATACCGAAAGTTACTTCCATGACAGCGGAGTTCACTGCGTGTTGTGTCCCAGAAACCCTGACAATGGGCAAAGCATTGTTCAAGATATAGAGGTTGGAACAATGTTCACTCATCATCAAAAGATTGTGGTAGTGGACAGTGAATTGCCGAATGGAGCATTAGAAAAGAGGAGGATTGTGAGCTTCATTGGCGGCATTGATCTTTGTGATGGAAGATATGACACTCAGTTTCATCCCCTTTTCAGGACTTTAGGCACAATCCACCATGATGATCTCCATCAACCCAATTTTAATGGTGCCTCAATCGCAAAAGGTGGACCAAGGGAGCCTTGGCATGACATACATTGTAGGCTAGAAGGGCCTATTGCTTGGGATGTTTTATTCAACTTTGAGCAGAGGTGGAGAAAGCAAGGTGTGATAGACTTACTTTTTCAACTCAGAGATTTTGATCAGACCTTTATACCACCATCTCCGGTTATGTATCCCGAAGACCATGACACATGGAATGTTCAGTTGTTCCGATCCATTGATGGAGGAGCTGCATTCGGATTTCCCAACTCTCCTGAAGATGCTACCAGGGCTGGTCTAGTCAGTGGCAGAGATCATGTGATTGACAGAAGCATTCAGGATGCATATATCAATGCAATTCGTCGAGCAAAGAGTTTTATCTACATCGAAAATCAGTACTTTCTTGGAAGCTCTTTTGGCTGGCAGTCAGATCATAAAGACCTCAAAGTTGAGGAGGTTGGCGCTTTGCATCTTATTCCAAAAGAACTGTCACTAAAGATTGTTAGTAAGATTGAAGCTGGAGAAAGATTTACTGTCTACATTGTCATGCCTATGTGGCCAGAGGGTGTTCCAGAAAGCCAATCTGTTCAGGCAATATTGCATTGGCAGAAGTTGACAATGGAGATGATGTATAGGGACATAACAGAAGCTCTAAAGACCAAGGGGCTTGATGCAAACCCTAAGGAGTATTTGACATTCTTTTGCCTTGGAAATCGTGAGAAGAAGCGAAGCGGAGAATATGAACCTCATGAGAAACCACAGCATGATACAGATTACAGTAGAGCTCAACAATCTAGGCGGTTCATGATCTACGTACATGCCAAGTGTATGATAG TTGATGATGAATACATAATCATTGGATCCGCCAACATAAATCAGAGATCAATGGACGGCGCCAGGGATACTGAGATTGCCATGGGAGCTTACCAACCATATCACCTATCTACCAATGTACCTGCCCGGGGCCAAATCCATGGCCTCAGAATGGCATTGTGGTATGAACATTTGGGGTTGCTCAATAACACCTTTCTTGAGCCGGAGAATGTGGAATGTGTGAGAATGGTGAACCAGATTGCCGAAAAGCATTGGGAACTCTATTTAAGTGAGACCTTAGAGGGTGACTTGCCAGGACATTTGCTACCCTATCCCGTAAAAATTACTGAAAATGGAGAGGTCACTGAGTTACCTGGGGTTGAATTTTTTCCAGACACCAAGGCTAAAGTTCATGGAACCAGATCTGACTTAATTCCTTCAATCATCACTACTTAA